The following nucleotide sequence is from Nitratidesulfovibrio termitidis HI1.
ACGGAAGCGAGACAAACGGGCCGCAACCCCCATCGGCGTCACGCCTGCTCCGTGGCTGTTCCGCATTGTGCCTTAATCCGGCGGGATGCGGCGGCGGCCCGGCAGGGCGGCGTGCCCGGCATGTGCCTTCCCCCAACATGGTGTCCGTCCAATACGCCTCGCTGCGGGGTTTGCCGGGTGCGCCGCGCCTTACGGCGGCGTTGTCCGGCTTCGTCGATACCATCTGCCGCCGTCCCCCCTTCTCGCCATTCCTTCACCCCCGGAGCCTTCATGATTCCTTCCCAGATTGCTCGCGCCCTTGCCACGCTGGTGGCCATTCGCCGTCCCGTGTTCCTGTGGGGTGCGCCGGGCGTGGGCAAGAGCCGGGTGGTGGCGCAGGTTGCCCACGACCTTGGCATGGACCTGCGCGACATCCGCGCCGTGCTGCTGGATCCCGTGGACCTGCGCGGCCTGCCCACCATCGACGCCGCCGGGCGCGCCCGGTGGTGCCCGCCCTCGTTCCTGCCCGATGACGGACGGGGCATCCTGTTTCTGGACGAACTGAACGCCGCGCCGCCGCTGGTGCAGGCTGCCTGCTACCAGTTGATTCTGGACCGCCAGCTTGGCGAGTACCGCCTGCCCGATGGCTGGGCCGTGGTGGCGGCGGGCAACCGCGAGCAGGACCGGGCGGTAACCCACCGCATGCCCACCGCGCTGGCCAACCGCATGGTGCACCTGGACTTCGAGACGGACCTCGACGACTGGCTGGGCTGGGCGCAGACGGCGAACATCCGTTCCGAGGTCACGGCCTTTTTGCGCTTTCGCCCGCGCCTGCTGCACGACTTCGACCCCGCCGTGGCCGATCGCGCCTTTCCTTCGCCGCGCACCTGGGAATACGTGTCCGACATGCTGGCCGCCGGGCCTGACGAGGCCGTGGAATACGACCTGGTGCGCGGGGCCGTGGGCGAAGGGGCCGCCGCAGAATTCGCGGGATTTCTGCGGGTGTGGCGCGACCTGCCGGAGCCGGACGCCGTGCTGGCCGCTCCGCATGACGCCCCCGTGCCCGACGAGCCTGCTGCCGCCTACGCCATCTGCGAGGCGCTGGCCCGCCATGCCGCGCCCGACACCATGGATGCGCTGGTCTGCTACGCCGACCGCCTGCCCGTGGAATTCGGCGTGCTGCTGATGCGCGATTCCGTGCGCGCCGACACCACGGTGGTGGAAACGCCGTCCTTCGCGCGGTGGGCGCAGGCCAACGCCCACGTGCTGCTGTGAGCGGGGCCGTGCATCCGGAGATTGCCGACTTCCGGCCCGGCAGGCGGGGCGTTGCACCGGTTGTTGCGGGTTTGTCGGGGGAGGTGGCAGGCGGTGTGTCCGCCGGGGGAGCGCACGGTGTGGGCGCTGCGCACGTCACCGCCGGGGTGATGACCTCTTTCCCCGCCGCCTCCGTCGCCCCCGAATCCCCCGACCCTTCTGCGCTCGCGCTGGAAACCGAGGCCCACGGGCGCATGCTGCGCGCCCGCGCCGCGCTGGTGCTGGATCACCCCTTTTTCGGCTCTCTGACCCTGCGCCTGCATCTGAAGGCGGACCCCGCCTGCGACGGCCTGTGGACCGACGGCGTGACCCTGGGCTTCAACCCGCGCCGGGTGGCCGCCCTGCCGGACGCCATGGTCACGGCCATGCAGGCGCACGAGGTGCTGCACGTGGTCTGCGGCCACCACGTGCGCCGTGACGGGCGCGACGAGGGGCTGTGGAATCGGGCCTGCGATTACGCGGTGAACGGCATCCTGCTGGACGCGGGCTTCACCCTGCCCGCCGGGTTTCTGGACGCGCCGGAACACCGGGGCCGCACGGCGGAAGACATCTACGCCGTGCTGTCGCGCATGCAGGAAGAAGAGAAGGGCGGCGGCACGGGCGACAAGGCCCAGGGCGAGGCCGAGGCCAGCGGCGCGCGTTCCGGCGCGTCCGGCGGCCAGCCGGAAGACGCCCCGGCCACGCAGCGCCGCAGCGATCCGGAACAGGCCCCGCCGGAACTGCCGGAAGGGGACGACGCCGACGGGCGCGGCGGCGACCGCACGGGCGAGGGCGAAGGCCGCGACAACGTGGAAACGTCCTTTTCCGGCGAGGTGCGCGACCATCCCCAGTTGCAGGGGGACGCGTCCGACGCCGCACGCCGCCGGGCAGAGCGCGACCTGCGCATCGACCTCGGGCAGGCGGTGCAGGGGGCGCGCTTCATGGGCGACCTGCCCGCCGGGCTGGAACGTCTGGCCGGGCAGGCCCTGCATCCGCCGCTGGACTGGCGCACCCTGCTGCGCCGGTTCATCTGCCAGTGCACGGCCAACGACTATTCATGGACGCCGCCCAACCGGCGCTACGTGCACATGGGGCTGCACCTGCCGTCGCTGCGTTCGCAGGACCTGCCGGAACTGGTGCTGGTTATCGACAGTTCCGGCTCGGTGGACGACGTGTCGCTGGCGCGCTTCTGCGGCGAGGTGTCTGCAATATTGCAGGATTTCGATACCCGGCTCACGGTCATCTACTGCGACTGCGCCGTGCAGGAGGTGCTGCACCTGACCCGCTGGGACCTGCCCCTGCGCCTGACCCCGCGCGGGGGCGGCGGCACCGACTACCGCCCGGCCTTCGCCCGCGTGGATGCCGACGGCCTGCGCCCGGCCTGCCTGATCTGCCTGACCGACCTTGAATGCAACCGTTTTCCCGTGCCGCCGCCGTACCCGGTGCTGTGGGCGTCCACCCGGCCCGTGGGGGCGGGCAGTGGCGACGACGCTCCGCCCTTCGGCGAGGTGCTGACCCTGCACGAAGGAGCCTGACCATGCGCATAGAATGGCGCATCGACAAGCAGCGCGGCAACCTGCGCCCCGTGCTGCGCTATACCGTGTCCCTTGAACCGCACGAAAAGGCGCTGGCCGTGCCCCCGGTGCGGGTGCAGTCCACCATTCCCGAGCCGCCCGATTCGTGGCGGCCCCACTGCTACCCCGGCGAAAGCGAACGCGCGGGCGAGGCCCCCAAAGGCGCGTACGTGCTGGATGCCCCCTCGCATGCGGGGCGCGAGGCGGAAACCACGCTGCGCCTGCCCTGGCGAGAGGACAACGCGTACCCGGAGGTGGAGGCGTCGTTCGCCTTGTTGCGTGACGCCTGCGAGGCGCAACTGACCAGCGCCCACGCCAGCGAACCCATGACCCTGCGCGGTGAACTGCGCGCCACCGAATCCATGCGCCGCCACATGGCTCCGGCGGTGGTGGCCGAGCGGTTGTTGCGTCTGGCCAGGTAGATGGTGTCGCCACGAGTGTCTTTCTGCCCTCTGCCTGCGTCAGAACAGCGTTGCATTCCGGTCGGATACCATAAAAGCGCGCTGCGGTCCTCTTCCGTAAGGCTCGTAAACTCGCCTAACGGGAGAGGCATACTCCCTTCATGAAAGCTGTCCTTCCCTGGCAGAGAACAGAAATCCTGCTCGTGACGACACCATCCAGGGGCCGTTTCCAACGCCTATTCCTTCACCTGCCGCCTTCACGGTGCGGGCTGTGCCCGTCTGCGCCGCCCCATGCGTCCGTGCCGATGCATGGGGCGGTCGCGCGCTGTATGCGCCGGAGCGGATACTTGCAAATCAAGTTTTCTTGATGTATGGATATC
It contains:
- a CDS encoding AAA family ATPase, with translation MIPSQIARALATLVAIRRPVFLWGAPGVGKSRVVAQVAHDLGMDLRDIRAVLLDPVDLRGLPTIDAAGRARWCPPSFLPDDGRGILFLDELNAAPPLVQAACYQLILDRQLGEYRLPDGWAVVAAGNREQDRAVTHRMPTALANRMVHLDFETDLDDWLGWAQTANIRSEVTAFLRFRPRLLHDFDPAVADRAFPSPRTWEYVSDMLAAGPDEAVEYDLVRGAVGEGAAAEFAGFLRVWRDLPEPDAVLAAPHDAPVPDEPAAAYAICEALARHAAPDTMDALVCYADRLPVEFGVLLMRDSVRADTTVVETPSFARWAQANAHVLL
- a CDS encoding vWA domain-containing protein, with the translated sequence MGAAHVTAGVMTSFPAASVAPESPDPSALALETEAHGRMLRARAALVLDHPFFGSLTLRLHLKADPACDGLWTDGVTLGFNPRRVAALPDAMVTAMQAHEVLHVVCGHHVRRDGRDEGLWNRACDYAVNGILLDAGFTLPAGFLDAPEHRGRTAEDIYAVLSRMQEEEKGGGTGDKAQGEAEASGARSGASGGQPEDAPATQRRSDPEQAPPELPEGDDADGRGGDRTGEGEGRDNVETSFSGEVRDHPQLQGDASDAARRRAERDLRIDLGQAVQGARFMGDLPAGLERLAGQALHPPLDWRTLLRRFICQCTANDYSWTPPNRRYVHMGLHLPSLRSQDLPELVLVIDSSGSVDDVSLARFCGEVSAILQDFDTRLTVIYCDCAVQEVLHLTRWDLPLRLTPRGGGGTDYRPAFARVDADGLRPACLICLTDLECNRFPVPPPYPVLWASTRPVGAGSGDDAPPFGEVLTLHEGA